The proteins below are encoded in one region of Rhabdothermincola salaria:
- a CDS encoding aldo/keto reductase yields the protein MPDLPTDTLGRTGEVVTKLGFGAMELQARVGEEAATRVLNAVLDAGITMIDTSPDYGPSEEFIGAGISHRRSEYFLASKCGCQVDPPPPADSFPAHAYDRRTLRGGVEQSLRRMRTDHLDLVQVHMSPSRATLELHDSLAELEALRDEGKVRFIGMSGTLPDIADHIEMGVFDAFQIPYSALEREHEDVISAAASGGAGTIIRGGVARGVPEALPAQYARLPEEMRARLEQSLEERKARWAVTESRLDDVLEGMPRMEFLLRFTLSHPDMDTTIVGTSSVDHLAANVAAAAKGPLPPDVYDDALRRLA from the coding sequence GGCGAGGAAGCCGCTACCCGCGTCCTGAACGCCGTGCTCGATGCCGGCATCACCATGATCGACACGTCGCCCGACTACGGGCCGTCGGAGGAGTTCATCGGGGCGGGCATCTCGCACCGGCGCTCGGAGTACTTCCTCGCCAGCAAGTGCGGCTGCCAGGTCGATCCGCCGCCCCCGGCCGACAGCTTCCCGGCGCACGCCTACGACCGCCGCACCCTGCGCGGCGGCGTCGAGCAGAGCCTGCGACGGATGCGGACCGACCATCTCGACCTCGTGCAGGTCCACATGAGCCCATCGCGAGCGACGCTCGAGCTGCACGACTCGCTCGCCGAGCTCGAGGCGCTGCGCGACGAGGGCAAGGTCCGGTTCATCGGGATGTCGGGCACGCTGCCCGACATCGCCGACCACATCGAGATGGGCGTCTTCGACGCGTTTCAGATCCCCTACTCGGCGCTCGAACGCGAGCACGAGGACGTGATCTCCGCCGCCGCCAGTGGCGGCGCCGGCACCATCATCCGCGGTGGGGTCGCCCGTGGTGTCCCCGAAGCGCTCCCCGCCCAGTACGCCCGCCTCCCCGAGGAGATGCGGGCCCGCCTGGAGCAGTCCCTCGAGGAGCGCAAGGCCCGCTGGGCCGTCACCGAGTCCCGCCTCGACGACGTCCTCGAGGGGATGCCGCGCATGGAGTTCCTGTTGCGGTTCACCTTGTCGCACCCCGACATGGACACGACGATCGTGGGAACCTCCAGCGTCGACCACCTGGCGGCCAACGTCGCGGCGGCGGCCAAGGGACCCTTGCCACCCGACGTCTACGACGACGCCCTCCGCCGCCTCGCGTGA